One stretch of Prunus persica cultivar Lovell chromosome G1, Prunus_persica_NCBIv2, whole genome shotgun sequence DNA includes these proteins:
- the LOC18791529 gene encoding uncharacterized protein LOC18791529 yields the protein MAVTVKQMSLTVAFFGVLSFVLGVIAENKKPASGTPIPGKGVVFCKYPADPSVVLGYLSFAFLLVSTVAGFLSLFYPYKGKALPQAALFRSTSFVVFFNISLLTAGLAAALLLWPTITEQLHRSRNVHRNLDTACPTAKTGLLGGGAFVSLDASLLWLVALMLADNAREDYFEEIEEDVKGEYGQVSATDYDGRVNVKGSA from the exons ATGGCTGTCACCGTGAAGCAGATGTCATTGACAGTGGCCTTTTTCGGTGTGCTCTCGTTCGTTTTAGGAGTGATTGCCGAAAACAAGAAG CCTGCATCTGGAACTCCAATTCCGGGGAAAGGTGTTGTGTTCTGCAAGTATCCTGCTGACCCATCAGTTGTCCTGGGATATCTGTCTTTTGCCTTCCTCCTGGTATCTACAGTGGCTGGGTTCTTGTCATTGTTTTACCCATATAAAGGAAAGGCCCTCCCACAGGCCGCTTTGTTCCGAAGCACTAGTTTTGTtgtattcttcaacatttctct GCTTACAGCCGGATTAGCTGCAGCTCTGTTGCTATGGCCCACAATAACCGAGCAACTTCATCGATCACGAAATGTTCATCGTAATCTTGATACCGCTTGCCCAACTGCTAAGACTGGACTCCTAGGTGGCGGCGCTTTTGTATCCCTTGATGCATCACTGTTGTGGTTGGTTGCCCTTATGTTGGCTGACAATGCCCGAGAGGATTACTTCGAGGAGATTGAAGAGGATGTTAAGGGTGAGTACGGACAAGTTTCTGCAACTGATTATGATGGACGTGTGAATGTGAAAGGAAGTGCTTGA
- the LOC18789912 gene encoding glucan endo-1,3-beta-glucosidase 5, translated as MGLLKAVGFRGLTVALFFNLLVGLAVGIGVNWGTQLTHPLPPATVVKMLKDNGIQKVKLFDADSSILNALSKSGIQVMVGIPNEMLYALANSVQAAENWVSKNVSSHVSNGVDIRYAAVGNEPLLSTYNGTFLPTIFPALQNVQSALIKAGVSNQVKVTIPLNADVYDSSGSDMPSNGDFRPDTKDLMVEIVKFLSDNGAAFTVNIYPFISLYNDANFPADYAFFNGYSSSINDNGKIYNNVFDANHDTLVWALQKNGFGNLSIIVGEIGWPTDGDRNANLQYAQRFNQGFMSHIKNNAGTPMRPGPVDAYLFSLVDEDAKSIQPGNFERHWGLFFLDGTPKYQLSLGTTSSNGLVAASSVQYLDKKWCVMSPSASLDDPQVALSVSYACANADCTSLGYGTSCGNLDIRGNISYAFNSYYQINNQLDTACKFPNLSVVTTSDPSSGDCKFRIMIRSSSSSALNAGAGSVEKPSCLILFVLVSVFVFTIL; from the exons ATGGGGTTGTTGAAAGCTGTGGGCTTTAGAGGCCTTACTGTTGCCTTGTTCTTCAATCTGCTTGTGGGTTTAGCGGTTGGCATTGGAGTGAACTGGGGAACTCAGTTAACACACCCTCTCCCACCAGCAACAGTGGTGAAGATGTTGAAGGACAACGGGATTCAAAAGGTTAAGCTTTTCGATGCCGATTCTTCGATATTGAATGCTCTGAGCAAGTCTGGGATTCAGGTAATGGTCGGAATTCCCAATGAAATGCTCTATGCTTTGGCTAATAGTGTGCAAGCAGCTGAGAATTGGGTTTCCAAGAATGTCTCCTCACATGTCTCCAATGGTGTAGATATTAG GTATGCTGCAGTGGGAAATGAACCATTGTTGTCAACGTACAATGGAACCTTTCTTCCAACAATATTTCCTGCCCTTCAGAATGTCCAGTCAGCTCTCATAAAAGCTGGTGTGAGCAATCAGGTTAAGGTCACTATTCCCCTCAACGCCGATGTCTATGACAGCAGTGGCTCGGATATGCCTTCTAATGGCGACTTCCGACCAGACACCAAGGATCTCATGGTGGAAATCGTCAAGTTCTTGAGTGACAACGGCGCTGCATTCACAGTCAATATCTATCCCTTCATAAGCCTCTACAATGATGCCAACTTCCCTGCTGACTATGCCTTTTTCAATGGATACTCAAGTTCCATTAATGACAACGGAAAAATCTACAACAACGTATTTGATGCAAACCATGACACCCTTGTATGGGCCTTACAGAAAAATGGATTTGGAAACTTGTCCATAATAGTAGGAGAGATCGGTTGGCCTACAGATGGGGACAGAAATGCAAACTTACAGTATGCTCAAAGGTTCAACCAGGGGTTTATGTCCCATATCAAGAACAATGCAGGCACCCCAATGAGACCTGGCCCTGTAGATGCCTACTTATTTAGCCTTGTTGATGAAGATGCCAAGAGCATTCAGCCAGGTAATTTTGAACGCCATTGGGGGCTATTTTTCCTTGATGGAACACCTAAATATCAGCTCAGTCTAGGCACGACAAGCTCGAATGGATTAGTAGCAGCAAGCAGTGTACAATAtctggacaagaaatggtgtGTTATGTCACCATCGGCGAGTCTTGACGATCCACAAGTGGCACTAAGTGTGAGCTATGCTTGTGCAAATGCTGACTGCACCAGTCTTGGATATGGAACTTCATGTGGAAATTTGGATATTCGTGGAAACATTTCCTATGCATTTAACAGTTACTATCAGATAAATAATCAACTGGACACTGCCTGTAAGTTTCCAAACCTTTCGGTCGTCACCACGAGCGATCCATCATCTGGAGACTGCAAGTTTAGGATTATGATCcgatcatcttcttcatctgctTTGAATGCCGGAGCTGGTTCTGTTGAAAAGCCTAGTTGTTTAATTCTGTTTGTGTTAGTGTCCGTGTTCGTCTTTACAATTCTGtga
- the LOC18788848 gene encoding endonuclease V — translation MEEQSHEQGSIETSPSSSSVDHKTWIETQDFLKKKLIAEDDFTWRLAVTGRSMEKEEEVLKYVGGVDISYSKEDPSMACGILVVLDLQTLQVVYEDFSIVTLHVPYLPGFLAFREAPVLLELLEKMKTNANPLYPQLLMVDGNGTLHPRGFGLACHLGILANLPTVGIGKNLHHVDGLTLSGVMQLLKAKEDYAQDFVTLKGCSGRIWGVAVRSTGGSLKPIFISVGHRIALDTAIRIVKMTCKFRVPEPIRQADIRSRDYVRKHQMRMSK, via the exons ATGGAAGAGCAATCCCATGAACAAGGCTCGATAGAGACatcaccttcttcttcttcagtagACCATAAAACTTGGATAGA GACCCAGGattttctgaagaaaaagTTGATTGCAGAAGATGATTTCACATGGAGATTAGCTGTTACAGGAAGGTCAATGGAGAAAGAGGAGGAGGTGTTGAAGTATGTGGGTGGAGTTGATATAAGCTATTCAAAGGAAGACCCATCAATGGCATGTGGGATTCTTGTAGTTTTGGACCTCCAAACTCTCCAAGTTGTCTATGAAGACTTCTCTATTGTCACCCTCCATGTCCCTTATCTTCCTGGCTTCCTTGCTTTCAGAGAG GCCCCAGTGCTTCTTGAGCTTttggagaaaatgaaaaccaatGCTAATCCTTTATATCCTCAG CTGCTAATGGTAGATGGAAATGGAACACTTCATCCTCGAG GTTTTGGCTTGGCTTGTCACCTTGGCATTCTGGCAAATCTACCTACTGTTGGGATTGGAAAAAAT CTTCACCATGTGGATGGCCTAACACTATCTGGTGTGATGCAACTTCTTAAAGCCAAGGAAGACTACGCTCAAGATTTTGTTACTTTGAAAGGATGCTCTGGGCGTATATGGGGAGTG GCAGTGAGATCTACTGGTGGCTCATTGAAGCCTATATTTATCTCAGTTGGTCACCGTATAGCACTTGATACTGCCATCAGGATTGTAAAAATGACTTGCAAATTTCGTGTCCCGGAGCCTATTCGGCAG GCTGACATAAGATCCAGAGACTATGTTCGGAAGCATCAAATGAGAATGTCCAAATGA